In Salvelinus namaycush isolate Seneca chromosome 12, SaNama_1.0, whole genome shotgun sequence, the DNA window TTCATAGGAACTATAATATCAGTGCCCAACATTCTCGGGGTGAAAACTGTTTTACAGTGAGAGAGTGTTACATTCAACTACAGGTCAAACTATGGGCTGATATGTTGATTTCACTCTCAAACAAATAAACAATGGCGATATCCCTTTTTTAATACACAATATTGTTTCTCACATTTTTATAGTGGAATAACTTCAAATCGTTCATTCTAGGTATCGTTTCTTCCTTACAGAACACAGAGCTGAATATGAGGCAATAAATACTGTATCTACAGAGCATGTGAAGCACTAGGAGGATGGTAAAGAAAAAGTACAATTATATTTGCCAACTATGTCCATGAGGATACTGAATTacaaaatgtacagtatatgtctaTTTTTCAAACAATCAAAATGAGCAATTCATACCTGTGACTTTTTTTCTAGTAATGCACTAACTAGAACCTCGTTAAGTGACACACTCCCAAAAGCACAGTATTTTCAAGACAAAATAATAATTACAATAATCATCATCTGTATAACCATAATGAAAATACCCCAAGGAACTGCTCTAAAAACAAACATGAGTAGAGAAATGAAGAGAAGTTTGCACTGACTCTGAGCAGGAACGCAGTGGTCTAACATCCCATCCTGATGGCCCCCCAAACGCAGACCAGCATTGTACCAGAGCTGATGTCCCATAAAGAGAACGTCACTCGAAAAAAAGCCAAGGAACGACACATAATCCAAACAAGGTTGCTGTACAGAGTCGAACCGGAGAATTCCGTGTATGTTATCCATGGGAAATGGGGGGGGGCTGGATATTAGGGACTTGACTCAGCCGATGCCTGAACACACGAGCCACCTGATTTGATGAGCTGCAGTAGAGGACGCCGATTACGGAGTATCAATAAAAAGCCAATGAGACTCTGAGACATCTCTTCTCTCAAGAGCTTTCGCTTTCTTTTTTAGCAAAAATATCATGCAGTCTTTAGTTCCAAAATCCCCCAAAGGGATCTGATGGTTGTTAGTTAGTTCGTTTCTTTGCtagtttgtttgtttcacaaggaAAAGGAAACTCAAAGGCTTGAAATTATTCTTAAACATTCAAGTCATTCTAATAATACTTTATACAGGAGAAAAGTCCTTcagatttacacacacacacgtgtatatataaatataatatatagaAATATgcatatacatactgtatgtatcaacTTGTATATGTGTATACATATTTTCCAACTGTATCAAAGCCAATTTAATGTGCTCTCAAAATATGGCCCATGATTCCTAGTGGGATGCACATCAATTCACATAGTACAACCAGTAGATTAGGTTGAAAAATACAAACATGATGGGGAAAAGGACCCGGGACCATTTGTCAATGGTGCTGACATCTGCCAGATTGGGGATTTTCAGCTTGAGCTTGGAGGAGCGCCGTCGTAGCCGACAGTTGGCCCTGCTGCGCATGGCGCTGCGGTCCAGTGAGTGGTGGCTGAAGCCGTCCCGGGGAGCCATGGGCTTCCTGAACTGGACCCCGGAGCTGTCGAATGACATCACTGAATTCCGGGAGTCACTGACGCTACTTCCCACATCTGACGGCATCATCTCGTTATTCATCTCCAGCGTGGTGAGCAGGATGTTCCCGTACGCGTCCACcttggaggacagaggaggggtagagagagaacgtCAGGGAGAAGCAGAACACGGTGACATTACCACAAACTGTCCGACCAAAACTCTACACCCACCCAGCGTTTCATTTCCAATTTTCAAGCTAAAGCAAATGTAATGATGATGTGGAAGGACATTTCATTTTTTCATGCCTTTTTAAAGAATTCTGAACTGATGCACTTTTCCCATTTTCTTCCTTATAGCTGATGCCTTACGGTGCTTTTTCACTGAAAGTAAATCGACACAAATGAATTGCCATCACTCCATCAACCATTGTATCAGACCTCTATTAGGCCACAGTGCCACAACTCATATGATTTCAAAATGTATGTACCCCAACTTTTCTTTGCTCCTCGAGGTACAGATTTCTTCTCTGTGTATATGACCTGAGGGTGTTGGTTTGAAACGGCGTGGCGATGGAGTCCTTGCAATGGAAAAAGAAAAGTGAAAAGAACATTAAACGCCTATAAAACACTGACAATTAAGCacaatttcttaaaaatacagaATGCATAAACATAAGGTTAACAAGAACAACTTTGCATACGGATGACATGTCATTTTTCAGACACAAAGACAAGGGGCTTCGTTCAGTCGGACCGTTTTAGCATTTTCCTTTGAATACTAATGTTTCTGGCTGCATACCCATTACGATTTGTTACATTTTAGACGGAAGTGGGTGAATGTCGGTAAGAAAGCGACTCCCAGGACAGAACAGAGATAAGACTGAATCAAGCCCACAGCAAAAACATAGACAACAACCTGAGAGGAGAATGAGAATGTAGTTTTACACATCTCCAGAGTTAAATAAACAGCCACAGTATATCTCCAAGCCAAAATACTATgctcaatcaaatcaaagtgtcaGTGCTGGAGGAAAAGCAATGGAGGATGGTTGTTGGATGTGTATCTGGTGAAAGTGGCATCTATATGCTTGTAAAAGTACTGTCTTATGACAAACTAACATAGGGAGGGAGTGCGTAAAATAGGcagagagagaagccagctgaAGATACAAACCTGTTCTCTCAGGCGCTTCTCTTCGTATCGCGGGCGCTCGTTGTTGGTTTTGTTCAGCCGCTCGTGGATTTTCTTCTGTTGCTGGGGGCCCCGGCCAAAGAACACGTAGTTTACGAAGGCATATTCGAGCAGGGCCAggaacacaaacacaaaacagccCATGAGGTAGACGTCGATGGCTTTCACATACGGGATCTTTGGGAGGGTCTCCCTAAGGTGGGTGTTAATGGTTGTCATGGTGAGCACCGTTGTAACTCCTGGAAAttgcaaacacaaacacaaagaaATTATTATTAGTAACAAAAACAATCAATAGTCATCGCCATCAAAGTAAGGTATTGGTCATCAGGAAGACCAACATGCAAGGTAATGATTGTGAGTAGGAAGTGTGTGCCTCTAAACATTGCTTGACAATTTGTTCCTGCTGGGTGGAGATTTATTCAATGGAAAGTGCACATTATTAGTGGTTGTAAGGGCTCCTTTGTGTAAGTGGGAGTTGGCCACTAATCTGTTTATGACGATTCCCAATTGTGCTGTGCGTAGCATTTCGTACTGCAACAGCAACATAAGTCACCTCAATGTTAGAGCAACCTACAAGGCAACCTTACCCACTCTGTTCACTGGGAATACTCTGTGTTGTAACACTGCAGTGGAAGCGGAGTCTTACCAAGGGCCACCCGAGCTGCAGAGGCATCGTAATTGATCCAGAAGGAGACCCAGGAGAGGATGGTGATCAGGATGGAGGGCATGTATGTCTGCAGGATGAAGTAGCCAATGTTCCTCTTAATCCTGAAACTCAGTGATAGCCTGGGATAGGAACCTTTCACAGAGaacaagagagaaggagaggatggagtgatggagtgatggcgTGATGGAGCGGGGCAGAGGAAACACATCAGTGAAGAAAAGAAACGCTGGCACAACTTATGAGTTCCAAAGTCTGCACTTTGACAATACGCGGGGTAGTCATTTCTCCATTTGTTCAGACGGAGCACTTAATTTCCCCAAAGCAATGGATTCCTTTCCAGGGACAAGTTCGATTCCAATTAAACATGGCAGAAAGTCGCAAACAAGGCAGATTTTTCCTCAACCCCCCCATCTCAGCAGGCAGCTCCAGCGTCCCTGTGAGAATTGTCACGGAAAGCTGCTGTGCTTTTCTCTGTTTAGCACTTTCTCTGTCCTCTAAATAGCACCAAAAGGGGATTTAAAAAGGTCCGTAATTGGAGAGCACATCTTCTCACTACTTAAGTGAGAAGGAGGAACCCACATGAGACTGTGATGTAGCTGGTGGGGTGAACCTATGGCGCTTAACATTTATGCATGTTGCAGAGAAAAATGCCAGCTCGTTGTGATGCGACATTCATTGGTTGCATTGAATGTATTGATTATTCAAACAAGCTCAACAACAAGTTGTTAAAGAGAAATGCATCTCAGGATATTCCCCTGTGGCTTTGACTTTCCCATACTTCAGCTAGAGAGAAATGTTTACCGCTATGGATGCATAGCTAATTCCATCAAGGGAGTTTGTACGGCCACTTTATCAAAACGAGAGAAAGGGAATAAGAGAGCCATGATGGTTTTAATTTAAATGGCAATCGACTGTGAGATGCACAGAGTGAGAAATGACCCTATCATCTCGCTGGTCTGGTAAATCTTTTAATGAATCAATATTCAGGCATACATATTTTATCCCGGCAGGTCCTTCCTGCTGTACCTCGTGAATCTAAATAAACAAGTGCACGCACAAGGGCAAGACTACTTCAATCATGGCAACCTTTTCCAAAGGAACTCAAGTTAACTGTCACATTAAGAGATGACTCTAAATCTTCGCAGAATTGTTAAGCAGCTAGTTACAAGTGCTCCCCATTGGAATAACATTAACAACACAAAGCAGTGAGAGGAACTGGACTGACAATTTAACTCATCCTACAAGCACGCCTACATTAAAATATGTTTCTGAGAATGTATTCTTATGCCATACTATACCCCTTCAGCACAGATAGGAGGTGTTGAAGTGGAGGCCTTACCTGTGGTAAACCTGACCTCCCTGGACACCAGCCGAAGCGCCACGATGGAGAACTGGGGAAGCTCCAGTTTGTCCACCCCCGTCACCGCATTGTCCCCTCCATGCCAGTAGAACACTATGTCGTCTGTGGTGTACCCATCTGTCCCAGGTTACAGAGAATAGgtggaggggatgagaggagaatgAACAGGTTCAGTACTGGTACAACCTCTCACCTTAGACATTAGGGAAAGCCGAATAGACCAAAGCAGAGGAAAATAGGCCTTCATTCCATTGGTACTGTATAGAATATGGTCTAAGCTTATGTATGTCTCCCACTTCAGCAAAACTGAACTATATAAGAGCATGCATAATGACATGGCTAAGTTACGTCAGACAAACATGAATATTTATCACGTGTCAAGTCATGCTTCTGTTTATGATTCATGTTGACTCCACGGGGCTCCATCAAAATGCCAGTGGAATCAAAGCGAGAAGTGTAAGGTAGATTTATGTAGTGCAGTTCAGGCGATATACTGCCTTACATTCACTGTTAAACCTCATGGCAATTACATTTCCTGGATATAGGTGCCTTTACTGTATTTACATTTAATGACCACTCTTCTGCCCCCTGGCTGTGCCAGCTCTCTGTCCATGGTTATATACCAGCCAGCACCGGAGCACCATTCATCCACTTTTAATCTTTTTCTAAAGTTAGAGGTCCAGGAACTGAATTTGAATTTGACATGTTTTCATAAGTGGATGCTCCTTGTTAATCTATGATATTGAACGGTTGTTAATGAATTTTATCCCCCATGGCATTCTGCCTCTCCCAACATGTAGCAGGATATAGAAGATTTTAATTTCACAGCATGTCCAGATTTCCTCCCTTATCGACATGTAGTGGAAAAATATGTTATTGAGGGTGTGGGGTTATGGATGTGGTAGGTCTATCCATAATTACACTTTATGTCTATGGGGACCTAGGTAGGGCCAAGCCATGGACATGTTATGTTGCTTGGCTGTCACTAGTGGGGAAATCAATGGCATGAAATCATTGGTTTGGAGAGGAATACTGTAGCTGTGACTTCTCTGCATACATTGCATGTTTCACATTTGCATAAGTTAGGATGTGACAAACCTTTTTCACTCTGGCTGTAAAATTAAGGGAATTTGGGTTGATAAAGATATCCCTCCAATGCCATGCCTCTGTGCTGCTTTGCCATGAAAGGAGCATCGATGTTGTTATGACAGACGGGGTCCATCTGCCCGCTCAAGTTGCATTCAGTGGTCAATATGTAACGGCTTCTAATTGAAATACAAGCAAGCATTAAAAATGTCACCTGCTTCTGTCAATGCAGTCACTGCCCTCTGAGTTAACACGTCTATAAGAAATGGCACTCAGAGTCAATGATGCCAATAATGTTGGCCAGGATAGCTGCTTTAAATGTTCCATAATGATCACATCTGCTGACAGCAGGCCTCTGCAGACTGGACCCAGAACCACCCCAGTCAAAGATACATCAGTACAGCTTAGACCTAAACCACCCCGGAGTCAAAGATACATCAGAACCACCCAAAGATACATCAGTACAGCTTAGACCTAAACCACCCCGGAGTCAAAGATACATCAGAACCACACCAGAGTCAAAGATACATCAGAACCACCCAAAGATACATCAGAACCACCCGGGAGTCAAAGATACATCAGTACAGCTTAGACCTAAACCACCCCGGAGTCAAAGATACATCAGAACCACCCCAGAGTCAAAGATACATCAGAACCACCCCAGAGTCAAAGATACATCAGAACCACCCCAGAGTCAAAGATACATCAGAACCACCCAGGAGTCAAAGATACATCAGAACCACCCATGCTGACATCAGGCCTCTGCAGACTGCACCCAGAACCACTCCAGTCAAAGATACATCAGAACCACCCAGGAGTCAAAAATACATTAGAACCACCCAAAGATACATCAGAACCACCCGGGAGTAAAAGATACATCAGAACCACCCGGGAGTAAAAGATACATCAGAACCACCCGGGAGTAAAAGATACATCAGAACCACCCGGGAGTCAAAGATATTAGAACCACCCAAAGATACATCAGAACCACCCGGGAGTCAAAGACATATTAGAACCACCCAAAGATACATCAGAACCACCCGGGAGTAAAAGATACATCAGAACCACCCGGGAGTAAAAGATACATCAGAACCACCCGGGAGTCAAAGATATTAGAACCACCCAAAGATACATCAGAACCACCCGGGAGTCAAAGACATATTAGAACCACCCAAAGATACATCAGAACCACCCGGGAGTAAAAGATACATCAGAACCACCCGGGAGTAAAAGATACATCAGAACCACCCGGGAGTAAAAGATACATCAGAACCACCCGGGAGTCAAAGATATTAGAACCACCCAAAGATACATCAGAACCACCCGGGAGTCAAAGACATATTAGAACCACCCAAAGATACATCAGAACCACCCGGGAGTAAAAGCTAGAGGGTGAAGTAAGACTGTATGGAGAATTTTGGCCTAAGGACTTGGGCTTCATCTTTCAGTAAGGATAATACAAATGGTTCAATTCCAAATATGTTTTGTGAatattgacagaaacaacttgagaTGCAAAAGGCTCCTTTTGTATTTTTTGTCTAGAGACAAACAGTATGACAGGTCTAAAAGTTGACTTTTGCCTTAAATGTATAGAGACGTGAGCTGAATTATGAAAAAGAACACAAACTGCCTGCAATCATGGGCAGTCCCTTGCTGTGTTTTTAAAACGCTGTGATACCCAGTGAAAATGGCAGGAAGACATTCCTGCTGAGATGCTTGAGAAGCCAAGGCAGGTAGTTGGGGGAGGGATGGGAGGTTACTTAGCTAGAGTGGAGAGGAATGGGGTAGAAGACGTTTGTATTAAGTCCACCTACAGCTTTCGATTTCCAAGGTGCAGTTCTGTTCGTCGAGGGGGTACCTCCTCAAGTCCATCATGCAAGCTGCTGTGGTGGTTATTCTGGAAAagatagagagcagagacatAGAGGGTGAGAGAAAATAGAGGGTAGAGAGAACCGCTGTTACCTTGGTAACCTTTAAGAAATCGTAGCTTAGCCTTCACTGCACGATGTGGATCTTTAATTGAGCAATGTTAGGCAGTTGTCTCGTGttgggaaaaaaataaaaaaggaaatgcAATCATTGGCAAGCTAGTGTTGGATACAACCTGTCTGAAGTCTGATTTCTAGGAGCGAGGGATGAGAAGGGATgggggaagaagaggaagatACATTTAGGTCAGTTTCTAATAATCTGGCCCACTGTTTGAGATCTTCCATAATAGCCGTGGTCAGTTCTTTATGAATTTTGAATGAATGAAATTGCAGAAAGTGAGGTTGTTGGGAATGTGTTCTGACTGAGGCAAGTGGATTCCAAACGGAGAGAGGTTGGAATAAGAAATGGTATCTCAGTGAGCAGCATTTTAGTGCTTATATATAGGCCTCATGACAGCCCTGATCTATGTTGTGACTGCAACCTCGCACACAACTGGAGCCGTTTGCTCCATATTTACAGTTCTACCTATAGAAACATCATGAATTAATTCAAGCTGTTAAAACGTCAAACAAAAccataggtacagttgaagtcagaagtttacatacacttaggttggagtcattaaaaactcatttttcaaccactccacaaatttcttgttaacaaactatagttttggcaagtcggtgaggacatctaagtaatttttccaacaattgtttacagacagattatttcacttgtaattccctgtatcacaattccagtgggtcagaagtttacatacactaagttgactgtgcctttaaacagcttggaaaattccagaaaatgatgtcatggctttagaagcttctgataggctaattgacatcatttgagtcaattggaggtgtacctgtggatgtattccaaggcctaacttcaaaatcagtgcctcgttgcttgacatcatgggaaaatcaaaagaaatcagccaagaccccagaaaaaaaattgtagacctccacaagtctggttcatccttgggagcaatttccaaatgcctgaaggtaccacgttcatctgtacaaacaatagtacgcaagtataaacaccatgggaccacgcagctgtcataccgctcaggaaggagacgtgttctgtctcctagagattaacgtactttggtgcgaaaagtgcaaatcaatcccagaacaacagcaaaggaccttgtaaagatgctggaggaaaccggtacaaaagtatctatatccacagtaaaacgagtcctatattgacatagcctgaaaggccgctcagcaaggaagaagccactgctccaaaaccgccataaaaaagccagactacggtttgcaactgcacatggggacaaagatcgtactttttggagaaatgtcctctggtctgatgaaacacaaatagaactgtttggccataatgaccatcgttatgtttggaggaaaaagggggaggcttgcaagccgaagaacaccatcccaaccgtgaagcacgggggtggcagcatcatgttgtgggggtgctttgctgcaggagggactggtgcacttcacaaaatagatggcatcatgaggcaggaaaattatgtgggtatattgaagcaacatctcaggacatcagtcaggaagttaaagcttggtcgcaaatgggtcttccaaatgaacaataaccccaagcatacttccaaagttgtggcaaaatggcttaaggacaacaaagtcaaggtattggagtggcaatcacaaagccctgacctcaatcctatataaaatttgtgggcagaactgaaaaagcatgtgcgagcaaggaggcctacaaacctgactcagttacaccagctctgtcaggaggaatgggccaaaattcacccaatttattgtgggaagcttgtggaaggctacccgaaacgtttgacccaggttaaacaatttaaaggcaatgctaccaaatactaattgagtgtatgtaaacttctgacccactgggaatgtgatgaaagaaataaaagctgaaataaatcattctctttactattattctgacatttcacattcttaaaataaggtggtgatcctaactgacctaagacagggaatttttacgaggattaaatgtcaggaattgtgaaaaatgtatttggctaaggtgtatgtaaacttccgacttcaactgtacatctttAATGCTTAATGTAAACATCTAATTCATTCAAGCCCAAAAGCCAACAATCAAACGCAGAAAGTAAATTCACCAAGCTTGTTTTATTCCCTTGGGATACATTGAATCAGttgaaaaatgaaacaaaatgtaTATGCTTTAATCTCACACTAAATTGTGATTGACTGCTATACGTATATGTTTCCGCCACGTGTGTTTATGAGGGGTGTACATTCATTGTATTCCATTTCAATAAATCCAGAAACGCAGGAAAATGTAacgttcgtcatattcctcctcctcggatgaggaggagcatggatcggaccaacacgcagcgaggtatgtagacataatgaatatttattaaagcaaagacgaacatacgaagaacacttgaatagaaacaaaacaacaaaacgacgtagacagacctgaacttgagaacttacatagacacgaagaacgcacgaacaggaaagactagccaaacgaacgaacaaacgaaacagtcccgtgtggtgcaaacagacacagacacaggaacaatcacccacaaacaaacagtgagaacagcctaccttaatatggttctcaatcagaggaaacgtcaaacacctgcccctaattgagaaccatatcaggcaacacatttaacccaacatagaaacacataacatagactacccacccagctcacgtcctgaccaactaaacaaagttcaaaaacaacagaaaacaggtcaggaacgtgacagaaaagTGCACTGCTTACAGATTATTAGTGTGGGAGTTTATGGCATTGAACTGAGATATTAACTAGTGCAGCACATTTTAGTAATTACATTTGTGCTGTTAAATCATACCAGCTTGTGCCTGCTTTCAGGTTTTTTGTGTAAATGAACTAGGGAGCTCACTGGTTTGCCTGAATGGGAAAACGAATTGAGTTTCAACTCATCACCCCTGTGTGTCAGATGCACCGTCACATTCATGGGGAGAGTTTGAAAGGTAAACAATTTGTGTGTGTTAGGGGGCgggagagagtggtggggagTTTACCCTTTACAACAGCCTATTTTACATTTGGGATGCCCAATGTAGGATAGCTGAGTCCATGCTGTCTTCCAGACTGCAGGACATTTCAGCACATTGCAAAAGATTCCCAGTGTGCAGGCTAATACAAGCCACCACAACTACTGTCAAACACATGCACAGGTACTGGTGAAGTGTATTGAGTGCAATAGGAAAACAATGTGAAGTGTTAGCAGGGCCTATACAACCATGATGAAAACAGAACCCATTTCAATACAGCGAGTCACCGTTTGGGACGATATACTTTTTGACTCCCTCTACTTTGGTGCGTTAGGACATAATGCCGTGGCAAAATTATTCTGACTCTCCCCATGGCACAACACAACCTCATTATCACTCCCCTCCGGCTTTATCATAGACCAAGTACATTTCACTTCGCATTGTACATTGTTTTCTATCTCACAACTTTACTGTAAATGACTAATGTAAAGCAAAGCTGCAAAATGTTGGGGAAAGAAAAAGAAGCCTGTGTCCCTTGGGGCTCTGGCTGCTGTGCTACTTTAAAAGGGCCCCAGATGCTCCTCTCCCCCCAGCAGCCCCCCAGTCCTCTGGGTGGGTCCCTGTGGGCACCTCACTGCAGACTCACTGTCTGGGATGTTTCATTGATGAAACTGGGACATTGTGGTGATGAGGGATGAGGAGGGTGTTTTGTGGCTTTTTTCTGGGGCACAGAATTCTGGATGGGAAGTGAGCCTCCTTTCCAGTCAAACAAATAAACAGAAATAAGTGGTGCACTATATTTGTTTGTCTTGTGCAGTACAATAGTGACTGCTACATGCAATAGTAAATGGTACATACAATAGTGACCACTACATACAATAGTGACCGCTACATACAATAGTGACTGCTCCATATAATAGTGACTGCATTATACAATAGTGACTGCTTAATACAATAGTGAATGCTACATACAATGACGAAAGATACATACAATAGTGACCGCAACATACAATGGTGACTGCAAAATAGAATAATGACTGCTACAAACATTAACGACTGCTACATACAATAGTGACTGCTACATACAATAGTGGCTGCTACATACAATAGTGACTACTACATACAATAGTGACTGCTACATACAATAGTGACAGCTTAATACAATAGTGACTGCTATATACATTAGTGACAGCTACATACAATGGTGACTGCTATATACAATGGTGAATGCATAAAACAATAATGACTGCTACATACAATAACGATTGCTACATACAATAGTGACTGCTACATACAATAACCACTGCAACATACAATAGTGAAAACTACATACAATAATGACTGCTACATACAATAGTGACTACTACATACAATAGTGGCTGCTACATACAATAACGACTGCTACATACAATAGTGACTGCTACATACAATAGTGACTGCTACATACAATGGTGACCACTACATAAAATAACGACTGCTACATACAATAGTGACAGCTTAATACAATAGTGACTGCTATATACATTAGTGACAGCTACATACAATGGTGACTGCTATATACAATGGTGAATGCATAAAACAATAATGACTGCTACATACAATAACGATTGCTACATACAATAGTGACTGCTACATACAATGGTGACCAATACATACAATAACAACTGCTCCATACAATAGTAACTGCTCCATATAACAGTGACTGCTTCATACAGTAGTGACAGCTTAATACAATAGTGACTGCTATATATATTAGTGACAGCTACATACAATAGTGACTGCTACATACAATAACGACAGATACATGCAATAGTGACTGCTACATACAATGGTGACAGCTACACACAATGGTGACTGCTAAATACAATGGTGTGTGCAAAATACAATAATGACTGCTACAGACAATAACGACTGCTAAATACAATAGTGACTGCTACATACAATAAAAGTGGCAGCTACATACAATAGCGACTGCTACATACAATAGTGACTGCTACATACAATAGTAACTGCTACATACAATAGTGACTGCTACATGCAATAACAACTGCTACATACAATAGTGACTGCAACATACAATAGTGACTAGTATGTACAATGGTGATGGCTACATTCAACGGTGACTGCAACATACAATAGTGACGGCTACATACATTAGTGACTGCTACATACAATAGTGACTGCTCCATACAATAATGACTGCTACATACAATAGTGACTAGTATGTACAATGGTGACGGCTACATTCAACGGTGACTGCAACATACAATAGTGACTGCTACATACATTAGTG includes these proteins:
- the LOC120057223 gene encoding gamma-aminobutyric acid receptor subunit beta-4-like → MSINIASIDSISEVNMDYTITMYFQQSWRDKRLAYAELPLNLTLDNRVADQLWLPDTYFLNDKKSFLHGVTVKNRMIRLHPDGTVLYGLRITTTAACMMDLRRYPLDEQNCTLEIESYGYTTDDIVFYWHGGDNAVTGVDKLELPQFSIVALRLVSREVRFTTGSYPRLSLSFRIKRNIGYFILQTYMPSILITILSWVSFWINYDASAARVALGVTTVLTMTTINTHLRETLPKIPYVKAIDVYLMGCFVFVFLALLEYAFVNYVFFGRGPQQQKKIHERLNKTNNERPRYEEKRLREQVDAYGNILLTTLEMNNEMMPSDVGSSVSDSRNSVMSFDSSGVQFRKPMAPRDGFSHHSLDRSAMRSRANCRLRRRSSKLKLKIPNLADVSTIDKWSRVLFPIMFVFFNLIYWLYYVN